One Lactobacillus sp. CBA3606 DNA segment encodes these proteins:
- a CDS encoding GNAT family N-acetyltransferase: MEITPVRSTDLPQILAIEAAGFTTAEQGTALAYRERMTKLATTFLVARTADTVLGFIVGPAVTARYIEDDMYTVTPTNLVQGGHQLVFTLAVAPTAQHQHVGSQLLTALATVAQQAGRTSMALTCLARLIPFYEQNGFKNQGVAASTHAGETWYNLEKTWE; encoded by the coding sequence ATGGAAATTACGCCAGTTAGGTCAACTGACTTACCACAGATTTTAGCGATTGAAGCGGCTGGGTTTACGACTGCCGAACAGGGCACGGCACTTGCCTATCGCGAACGGATGACTAAGTTAGCGACCACGTTTTTAGTCGCGCGAACAGCGGATACGGTCTTAGGGTTTATTGTTGGTCCGGCAGTGACGGCCCGGTATATTGAAGATGATATGTATACAGTGACGCCGACTAACTTAGTTCAGGGTGGGCATCAATTGGTGTTCACCTTGGCTGTGGCCCCGACTGCCCAGCATCAACATGTTGGCAGCCAACTATTGACAGCGTTAGCTACGGTGGCTCAACAGGCTGGGCGGACAAGTATGGCCCTGACTTGCCTGGCCCGGTTGATTCCGTTTTATGAACAAAATGGCTTTAAAAACCAAGGCGTCGCAGCCTCGACACATGCTGGCGAGACTTGGTATAACTTAGAGAAAACATGGGAGTAA
- a CDS encoding ABC transporter ATP-binding protein → MAVNTQPIIRLTQVGKSYGDQPILKNINLELEAGKFYTLLGPSGCGKTTILRTIAGFTAVTSGQVYFDGQVINDLPANQRQVNTVFQDYALFPHLNVAENVGFGLKLHKVAKAEIATRVQQALALVQLADFGDREISALSGGQQQRVAIARALVMQPKVLLLDEPLSALDAKLRKAMQYELRALQQRLGITFLFVTHDQEEALAMSDEIFVMNDGQILQGGSPVDIYDEPINHFVANFIGESNIIPGQMVKDFEVAFVGKRFECADAGMRPNEAVEVVLRPEDLDIVAADQGKLVVTVNSQLFRGNYFEIVATDNDGNEWLVHATNPATEGAPIGLTFDPQDIHVMRLHESEAAFDARLERYDVD, encoded by the coding sequence TTGGCGGTTAACACACAACCGATTATTCGGTTAACTCAGGTTGGAAAAAGCTATGGCGACCAACCCATTCTTAAAAATATTAATTTAGAACTTGAAGCCGGTAAATTTTACACTCTACTAGGGCCCTCTGGTTGTGGAAAAACCACCATCTTACGGACCATTGCTGGCTTTACAGCGGTCACTAGTGGGCAAGTTTATTTTGATGGTCAGGTTATCAATGACTTACCTGCTAATCAGCGTCAAGTCAATACGGTCTTTCAAGACTATGCACTATTCCCACATCTAAATGTCGCTGAAAACGTGGGTTTCGGCTTAAAACTACATAAAGTCGCTAAAGCTGAAATTGCCACTCGGGTGCAACAAGCCCTGGCCCTAGTCCAACTAGCTGATTTTGGTGATCGTGAAATTAGTGCCTTATCTGGTGGTCAACAGCAACGCGTCGCAATTGCCCGGGCACTGGTGATGCAACCAAAAGTGCTCTTACTCGATGAACCCTTATCAGCATTAGACGCTAAACTCCGTAAGGCCATGCAATATGAACTCCGCGCCTTACAACAACGCTTAGGGATTACTTTTCTCTTTGTCACTCATGACCAAGAAGAAGCGCTCGCTATGAGTGACGAGATTTTCGTCATGAATGACGGTCAAATTTTACAAGGTGGATCGCCCGTTGATATTTATGATGAACCCATTAATCATTTCGTGGCCAATTTTATTGGTGAAAGCAATATTATTCCCGGCCAGATGGTTAAAGACTTTGAAGTGGCTTTTGTTGGCAAACGATTCGAATGCGCCGATGCTGGGATGCGCCCCAATGAAGCCGTGGAAGTCGTTTTGCGGCCGGAAGACTTAGACATTGTCGCCGCTGACCAAGGTAAGCTCGTTGTAACCGTTAATTCACAGCTCTTCCGTGGCAATTACTTTGAAATTGTTGCGACCGATAATGACGGTAACGAGTGGTTGGTGCACGCCACCAATCCGGCCACTGAAGGCGCCCCAATTGGATTAACCTTTGATCCCCAAGATATCCACGTCATGCGCTTACACGAATCCGAAGCTGCCTTTGATGCGCGCTTGGAACGTTATGATGTGGATTAG
- a CDS encoding ABC transporter permease: protein MKHLTFKWRHLYLWLIFIVLYAPIIFLVVYSFSAGTTMTNFHGFTWAHYQALFADSRLIAIFLDTLLIALLSAILATTIGTLGALGINNTTRPVTRSTLLALNNILMVSPDVIIGASFLIFFTALKIPLGFGSVLLSHVAFSIPIVVLMVLPKIQEMGTSLLDAAADLGANNWQLLSQVIVPYIMPGIFSGFFMALTYSLDDFAVTFFVTGNGFTTLSVEIYSRARQGINLEINALSGLMLLLALVLVIGYYFINQYGRRHRRLPRRRRG, encoded by the coding sequence ATGAAACATCTCACTTTCAAATGGCGACACTTATACCTCTGGTTGATTTTCATCGTGCTATACGCACCGATTATCTTTTTGGTGGTTTACTCCTTTAGTGCCGGCACCACCATGACAAATTTCCATGGGTTTACTTGGGCTCATTATCAAGCCTTATTCGCCGATAGTCGGCTAATTGCGATTTTTTTGGACACCTTGTTAATTGCCTTGCTCTCCGCTATTTTAGCGACGACCATTGGCACTTTAGGCGCTTTAGGTATCAATAATACAACACGACCAGTCACTCGCAGCACCTTATTAGCGTTAAATAATATCTTGATGGTTTCCCCAGATGTCATTATTGGGGCAAGCTTTTTAATCTTTTTTACTGCTCTAAAAATCCCACTCGGGTTTGGCTCAGTTCTGCTTAGTCACGTGGCCTTTTCAATTCCCATCGTCGTCTTAATGGTCTTGCCGAAGATTCAAGAAATGGGCACGAGCTTGCTCGACGCTGCCGCCGACTTAGGTGCAAATAACTGGCAACTTTTAAGCCAAGTGATCGTCCCCTACATCATGCCCGGAATTTTTTCCGGCTTTTTCATGGCTTTAACTTACTCGCTGGATGACTTTGCAGTAACTTTTTTCGTGACCGGCAACGGCTTTACAACGCTATCTGTCGAAATTTATTCCCGTGCCCGCCAAGGTATTAATCTCGAAATCAACGCCTTATCGGGACTCATGTTGCTCTTAGCGTTGGTCTTAGTCATCGGCTATTACTTTATTAACCAGTATGGACGGCGACATCGCCGCTTACCAAGGAGGCGCCGCGGATGA
- a CDS encoding ASCH domain-containing protein encodes MPAQSAAQLWQNFNETTATNGASYQTRWFGDQKKPAEVQALTEAILAGIKTATTTPLDAYTAEQVAIPQVGDYNVLLDGDMKPVAILKTVVSELIPFYRISAEHAYHEADGDRSIGNWRELKTQAFTPDLEAHGHVLNADTPMVSEVFELVYRAD; translated from the coding sequence ATGCCAGCACAATCAGCAGCACAATTATGGCAAAATTTTAATGAAACAACTGCCACCAATGGCGCCTCTTATCAGACCCGGTGGTTTGGTGATCAGAAAAAACCAGCCGAAGTTCAAGCCTTAACTGAGGCAATTTTGGCCGGAATCAAGACCGCCACCACGACACCGTTAGACGCTTACACGGCTGAACAAGTTGCAATTCCGCAAGTTGGTGATTACAACGTCCTCTTGGATGGTGATATGAAACCCGTCGCAATCCTTAAAACGGTTGTTTCAGAATTAATTCCGTTCTATCGCATCTCCGCTGAGCATGCTTATCACGAAGCCGATGGCGACCGTTCAATCGGGAATTGGCGCGAACTCAAAACTCAGGCCTTTACGCCTGACTTAGAAGCCCATGGGCATGTTTTAAATGCCGACACCCCCATGGTCAGCGAAGTCTTTGAACTCGTCTACCGTGCCGACTAA
- the fba gene encoding class II fructose-1,6-bisphosphate aldolase, which translates to MSFVNAVDMTQDAYKNHYAIGAFNTNNLEWTRCILKGAQETNTPVILQVSMGAAKYMGGYKLIKHLVADTMENMNITVPVVMHLDHGNYEAAKECIEVGFSSVMFDGHDLPFAENLEKTKEIVKLAHAKGISVEAEVGSIGGEEDGIIGEGELASVEEAKTLAATGIDILAAGIGNIHGKYPENWTGLHFDRLQEISNAVKMPLVLHGGSGIPKDQIVKAVEMGISKVNVNTENQVAFANATRAYIESGADQIGKGYDPRKLLAPGKKAIVDVITSRIGWFKTPAVK; encoded by the coding sequence ATGTCATTTGTAAATGCTGTTGATATGACACAAGACGCATACAAGAACCATTACGCTATTGGTGCGTTTAACACTAACAACCTTGAATGGACTCGTTGCATCTTAAAGGGTGCTCAAGAAACCAACACCCCAGTTATTCTTCAAGTTTCAATGGGCGCTGCTAAGTACATGGGTGGCTACAAGCTAATCAAGCACTTAGTTGCTGATACTATGGAAAACATGAACATCACTGTTCCTGTTGTTATGCACTTAGACCATGGTAACTACGAAGCTGCTAAAGAATGTATCGAAGTTGGTTTTTCATCAGTTATGTTTGATGGTCATGACCTACCATTTGCCGAAAACTTAGAAAAGACTAAGGAAATCGTTAAATTGGCTCATGCTAAAGGCATCTCTGTTGAAGCCGAAGTTGGTTCAATTGGTGGCGAAGAAGACGGTATCATCGGTGAAGGTGAATTAGCATCTGTTGAAGAAGCTAAGACCTTAGCTGCTACTGGTATCGACATCTTAGCTGCTGGGATTGGTAACATTCATGGTAAGTACCCAGAAAACTGGACTGGCTTACATTTTGATCGTTTACAAGAAATCTCAAACGCTGTTAAGATGCCATTGGTCCTTCACGGTGGTTCTGGTATTCCTAAGGACCAAATCGTTAAGGCTGTTGAAATGGGTATTAGCAAGGTTAACGTTAACACTGAAAACCAAGTGGCTTTCGCTAACGCTACTCGTGCTTACATCGAATCTGGCGCTGACCAAATCGGTAAGGGCTACGACCCTCGTAAGTTATTGGCACCTGGTAAGAAAGCCATCGTTGATGTTATCACATCACGGATTGGTTGGTTCAAAACACCAGCTGTTAAATAA
- a CDS encoding GNAT family N-acetyltransferase — protein MKLSTLQTQLPNFTVKLLTLADQQALLELEQSNPQYHQYFSPNDLTLAEVQADLTTRPTGVAAEQKQVFGFYLAHHLVAVLDVLTQYPKQDFLFIGLLMVGQPYQRRSVGSVIATGLMQAALKSNIHCLQLSRVTDDTATAAFWKKLGFEDGDQLFLPLAHDGRLAVTTMTRLLA, from the coding sequence ATGAAATTATCAACTTTGCAAACGCAATTACCCAATTTTACGGTTAAATTATTAACGTTGGCGGATCAACAAGCGCTATTGGAACTCGAACAAAGCAATCCCCAATATCACCAGTATTTTTCACCGAATGACTTAACGTTAGCTGAAGTCCAAGCTGATTTGACCACCCGCCCAACCGGCGTAGCGGCGGAACAAAAACAAGTCTTTGGGTTTTATCTGGCGCACCATTTAGTGGCCGTTTTAGACGTGTTGACGCAATATCCGAAGCAGGATTTCTTGTTCATCGGTTTGTTAATGGTCGGCCAACCCTACCAGCGGCGCTCAGTGGGCAGTGTGATTGCTACGGGGTTAATGCAGGCAGCGCTCAAAAGTAACATCCACTGTTTACAGTTATCACGGGTGACGGATGATACTGCGACCGCCGCTTTTTGGAAAAAGTTAGGCTTTGAAGATGGCGATCAGTTGTTCTTACCATTAGCCCATGATGGCCGGTTAGCCGTGACGACGATGACGCGATTATTAGCTTAA
- a CDS encoding aldehyde dehydrogenase family protein: MLKEIDAQPEIKQSIDRLVLNASLAASRLEVMDQAQIDQAVAAMAHAAHAARGMLAAMAVDETGRGNYRDKVAKNDFAAKNIYNYIKDDKTVGIINDDPVSGITKVAEPVGIIAGVTPVTNPTSTVIFNAMLALKTRNPIIFGFHPFAQKTCVETGKIIRDAAIAAGAPKDWIQWIKQPSLEATNSLMNHPGVATIIATGGAGMVKTAYSTGKPALGVGPGNVPCFIEKTADVQQAVNDVIISKSFDNGMICASESNLIVDDSIYDDVKQALSADGVYFVGPENFKALESTVMNLKKQAVDPKVAGQTPWQIAKWAGFDVPAATKVLAVELPDIGGDQPLSREKLSPVLAVVHAKDTAAGFNLMKRSLALGGLGHTATLHTTDEAVMNDFALEMTACRALINVPSSQGAIGFKYDNVAPSLTLGCGTWGHNSISHNLEDWDLLNIKTVAKRLNKIR; this comes from the coding sequence ATGTTGAAAGAAATTGATGCACAACCTGAAATTAAACAATCAATTGATCGCTTAGTGTTAAATGCCTCTTTGGCTGCCAGTCGCCTGGAAGTCATGGACCAAGCCCAGATTGATCAAGCTGTTGCCGCCATGGCTCACGCCGCCCACGCTGCTCGTGGGATGTTAGCTGCAATGGCCGTTGATGAAACTGGCCGGGGGAACTACCGTGATAAGGTGGCGAAGAACGACTTTGCTGCTAAAAATATTTACAACTATATTAAAGATGACAAAACAGTCGGTATCATTAACGACGACCCAGTCAGTGGCATTACTAAAGTTGCCGAACCCGTTGGGATTATTGCTGGGGTAACTCCCGTGACTAACCCGACTTCGACTGTCATTTTCAACGCCATGTTAGCCTTAAAGACCCGGAATCCAATTATCTTTGGCTTCCATCCATTTGCGCAAAAGACTTGTGTCGAAACTGGGAAAATCATTCGTGATGCGGCCATCGCTGCCGGTGCCCCTAAAGATTGGATTCAATGGATTAAGCAACCTAGCTTGGAAGCCACTAATTCATTGATGAACCATCCGGGCGTCGCTACCATCATCGCTACCGGTGGTGCTGGCATGGTCAAAACAGCCTATTCAACTGGGAAACCGGCACTCGGTGTTGGCCCCGGTAACGTCCCTTGTTTCATTGAAAAGACGGCCGATGTTCAGCAAGCCGTTAACGATGTGATTATCTCTAAGTCGTTTGACAACGGGATGATTTGCGCCTCAGAATCTAACTTAATCGTTGATGACAGTATCTACGATGACGTCAAGCAAGCCTTGAGTGCCGATGGGGTCTACTTCGTTGGGCCCGAAAACTTTAAAGCCCTCGAAAGCACGGTCATGAACTTGAAAAAACAAGCTGTTGACCCGAAAGTTGCCGGTCAAACACCTTGGCAAATTGCCAAATGGGCTGGTTTTGACGTCCCAGCTGCCACCAAAGTCTTAGCTGTTGAATTACCTGATATTGGTGGGGATCAACCCCTTTCACGCGAAAAGCTATCACCAGTTTTAGCTGTGGTTCACGCTAAAGACACCGCTGCGGGCTTCAATTTAATGAAACGTAGCTTAGCGCTCGGTGGCTTAGGTCACACGGCCACTTTACACACAACTGATGAAGCCGTGATGAATGACTTTGCCCTTGAAATGACTGCTTGCCGGGCCTTGATTAATGTGCCATCCTCACAAGGAGCCATTGGCTTTAAGTATGATAATGTCGCGCCTTCCTTGACGCTAGGCTGTGGGACTTGGGGTCACAACTCCATTTCACATAACTTGGAAGATTGGGACTTGTTGAACATTAAAACTGTCGCTAAACGCTTAAATAAAATTCGTTAA
- a CDS encoding glycoside-pentoside-hexuronide (GPH):cation symporter, whose product MKQPWQTAWPERISYGLSDAADNLVFQMMTTYLLFFYTDVYGLSASAAAILFIVARLADVVESLIIGIMIDHTHSRFGKSRPFFLWYALPYVIFAVLTFVTPNFDQTGKLIWAYVTYLGLGFFYTAVNLPITSILPTLSQNEHELTLLGVIRQFFGSSVQIIVAVFTLPLVAFFGRGDQQRGFLLTIIVFGIISLILIWNTFFHVHERFSQPEQAHQPLSEVWGMLKQNQPWFIISIVILLYWLTTAIKNQTTIYYFKYLLHAEKLVPLVNGFTFAALIGVLLIVRTSRQLGKKRTMLTGIAVAALGQLVLAVGVMQPNLAIIFAGTFINAIGNGLIIGLVSIMIADTIRYGMSMGIQAEGILASTDDFGVNVGLGLGGLVTAGLFHLSGYVANQAQNTATQHMITLNYAWLPLGLYVLMFIVLLFYRERQLMAAINS is encoded by the coding sequence TTGAAACAACCTTGGCAAACGGCTTGGCCGGAACGGATTAGTTACGGGCTAAGTGATGCCGCTGACAACCTCGTCTTTCAAATGATGACGACCTATTTACTGTTCTTTTATACGGATGTTTATGGCCTTTCGGCGAGTGCCGCTGCTATTTTATTTATCGTGGCCCGCCTCGCTGATGTCGTTGAAAGCTTAATTATTGGAATTATGATTGACCATACCCATTCTCGCTTCGGCAAAAGTCGGCCCTTCTTCTTATGGTACGCCTTGCCCTATGTCATTTTTGCGGTGCTCACCTTTGTCACCCCTAACTTTGATCAGACCGGCAAATTAATTTGGGCTTACGTGACTTACTTAGGCCTCGGCTTTTTCTATACTGCCGTTAACTTACCGATTACATCAATCTTACCGACGCTCTCGCAAAATGAACATGAATTAACCTTGCTCGGCGTTATCCGCCAATTCTTTGGCAGTTCCGTCCAGATTATCGTCGCCGTCTTCACCTTGCCATTAGTCGCCTTTTTTGGCCGTGGTGATCAACAGCGCGGCTTCCTACTGACGATTATCGTTTTTGGAATTATCTCATTAATTCTGATATGGAATACCTTTTTCCATGTTCACGAACGCTTCAGTCAACCAGAACAGGCCCATCAGCCCCTTAGTGAGGTCTGGGGCATGTTAAAGCAGAATCAGCCCTGGTTCATTATTTCCATCGTTATTTTACTCTACTGGCTCACAACGGCTATCAAGAACCAAACCACCATTTATTATTTTAAATACTTACTACATGCTGAAAAATTAGTGCCACTCGTCAACGGCTTCACCTTTGCCGCTCTAATTGGGGTCTTATTAATCGTCCGGACCTCCCGACAGTTAGGCAAAAAGCGCACCATGCTAACTGGTATCGCTGTCGCCGCTTTGGGTCAACTCGTATTAGCAGTGGGCGTGATGCAGCCTAACTTAGCTATCATTTTTGCGGGTACTTTTATTAATGCCATCGGTAATGGCCTCATCATTGGCCTCGTATCTATTATGATTGCTGACACGATTCGTTACGGCATGAGCATGGGTATTCAAGCTGAGGGCATCTTAGCATCCACCGATGACTTCGGTGTCAACGTCGGGCTGGGACTTGGCGGGCTTGTCACTGCCGGGCTCTTCCACTTATCCGGCTACGTCGCCAATCAGGCGCAAAACACCGCCACGCAACACATGATTACCTTAAACTACGCTTGGCTTCCTCTAGGCCTATACGTACTCATGTTTATCGTCTTACTCTTTTATCGTGAACGCCAACTCATGGCAGCCATTAATTCCTAA
- a CDS encoding ABC transporter ATP-binding protein, with protein sequence MSLTIDKLSQQIDQQATLTELSFELQLGQIVGVIGRNGVGKTTLFRTINGQYLPTSGRVLVDGQALSQQPALKTQLSFVDAQANFFKGLTGQQVQWYYQTAYPAFDAVKFTRLAERYHLLLNRKLRHFSKGMFGLFTIILSVATEAPYLFLDEPLDGLDVLIRKNVLSILIDEVATGQRAVLIASHNLSELEGIIDRALILKQGRLIHDYQLETMRTQARKLQLVYRDKKIPRLLREQGHIVNVSGRVIVVVFENFTTELATQLAATQPAFQETLPLSLTDLFMANLTDEQDYDILG encoded by the coding sequence ATGAGTTTAACAATTGATAAATTAAGTCAACAAATTGATCAACAAGCGACGCTAACGGAGCTTAGTTTTGAGCTACAATTAGGCCAAATTGTTGGTGTGATTGGGCGTAACGGCGTGGGCAAAACGACGTTGTTTCGGACGATTAACGGCCAGTACTTGCCAACCAGTGGTCGGGTGCTAGTCGATGGTCAAGCGCTTAGTCAGCAGCCAGCCTTAAAAACGCAATTGAGCTTTGTTGATGCCCAAGCTAATTTCTTTAAAGGACTCACCGGGCAACAAGTGCAATGGTATTATCAGACGGCTTATCCGGCTTTTGATGCAGTAAAGTTCACGCGCCTTGCCGAACGTTACCACTTACTGCTCAATCGAAAATTACGTCATTTTTCAAAAGGCATGTTCGGCCTATTTACGATTATTCTAAGTGTAGCGACCGAAGCGCCATATCTGTTTTTAGATGAACCTTTGGATGGGCTGGACGTGTTGATTCGTAAGAATGTGTTGAGCATTTTGATTGATGAAGTGGCAACGGGACAACGCGCCGTCTTGATTGCTTCCCACAATTTGTCAGAGTTAGAAGGCATTATCGACCGGGCCTTAATCTTGAAACAGGGCCGCTTGATTCATGACTATCAGCTAGAAACAATGCGAACGCAAGCACGAAAGTTACAATTAGTTTATCGTGACAAAAAAATCCCACGATTGTTGCGAGAACAAGGTCACATTGTCAATGTTTCTGGTCGGGTCATTGTGGTGGTCTTTGAGAACTTTACAACTGAGTTAGCCACGCAGTTAGCTGCGACGCAACCGGCCTTTCAAGAAACGTTGCCATTGTCGTTAACCGACTTATTCATGGCGAATTTAACGGATGAACAGGATTACGATATTTTAGGTTAA
- a CDS encoding ABC transporter substrate-binding protein — protein sequence MKKLLSAIVGLLLICGLLALGAHQLQTSAGSNSRHVLNLYTWGDYIDPSLLTKFQKQTGYHVNVETFDSNEAMFTKIKQGGTSYDLTVPSDYMIEKMKAAKLLLPLDKKRLTGMQNYDPRFLNLAFDRHNQYSVPYFWGTLGIIYNDKIVQPGSIQHWQDLWSQKYRNKIMLIDSARDVMGMALASMHQSMNTTDPATLLAARNKLDQLSPNVKAVVADEIKMYMIQNEAAVAVDWSGEAAEMLANNSHLHYVVPTEGSNLWFDNLVIPKTARHFKAIYAFLNFMSVPKNAAQNAAYIGYATPNRAAKALLPKAIRNDRQFYPDDKTIRHLQIYQDLSPAKVGLYNDRYLEFKMHH from the coding sequence ATGAAAAAACTATTGAGCGCAATCGTCGGCTTACTCCTGATTTGCGGCTTATTGGCGCTAGGTGCCCATCAGTTGCAAACGAGTGCGGGGAGCAATAGTCGCCACGTTTTGAACCTCTATACTTGGGGGGATTATATTGATCCCAGCTTGTTGACTAAGTTCCAAAAACAAACCGGCTATCACGTTAACGTTGAGACTTTTGACAGTAACGAAGCGATGTTCACTAAGATCAAGCAGGGCGGCACCAGCTATGATTTAACGGTTCCTAGTGACTACATGATTGAAAAAATGAAAGCTGCCAAGTTACTCCTGCCATTAGATAAAAAACGCCTAACGGGGATGCAAAATTACGACCCCCGCTTCTTAAATTTAGCGTTTGACCGGCACAACCAGTATTCCGTGCCTTATTTTTGGGGCACACTTGGCATTATTTACAATGATAAGATTGTTCAACCAGGCAGCATTCAGCATTGGCAAGACTTATGGTCCCAGAAATATCGCAATAAAATTATGTTAATCGACAGTGCCCGCGATGTTATGGGGATGGCCTTAGCGTCCATGCATCAATCCATGAATACGACTGATCCGGCCACTTTATTAGCGGCGCGCAATAAGTTAGACCAATTATCGCCCAACGTCAAAGCCGTCGTCGCAGATGAAATCAAAATGTACATGATCCAAAATGAAGCGGCCGTGGCCGTTGACTGGTCCGGTGAAGCGGCCGAAATGTTAGCAAACAACTCACACTTACATTACGTTGTGCCTACTGAAGGCAGTAATCTCTGGTTTGACAACTTAGTCATTCCGAAGACAGCACGCCACTTCAAGGCAATCTATGCCTTTTTGAACTTTATGAGCGTGCCGAAAAATGCGGCGCAAAATGCGGCTTACATCGGTTATGCCACGCCTAATCGGGCTGCTAAAGCACTGTTACCAAAAGCCATTCGTAATGATCGCCAATTTTATCCGGATGATAAGACCATCCGCCATCTGCAAATCTATCAAGATCTCTCACCAGCAAAAGTGGGCCTGTATAACGATCGGTATTTAGAATTCAAGATGCATCATTAA
- a CDS encoding ABC transporter permease, whose amino-acid sequence MQRKQRLSRNTAYFVPYTLWILLFVLAPVILLIYQSFFNIDGQFTLANYQTYFTSKTYLLMTVNSVWYAFLITLATVLISYPTAYLLNETKHAQLWLLLIIMPTWINLLLKAYAFIGIFSQNGIANQFLSFIGIGPKQLLFTNFSFIFVAAYIQIPFMVLPIYNALSELKPSYINASRDLGATNWQTFSRVIFPLTLPGVKAGIQAVFIPSLSLFMLTRLIGGNKVITLGTAIEEHFLTTMNWGLGSTIGVILIIAMVIVMWLTGGDKRHHRKGLTK is encoded by the coding sequence ATGCAACGAAAACAACGTTTAAGTCGTAATACCGCCTACTTTGTGCCCTACACCCTTTGGATTTTATTATTCGTATTGGCACCGGTCATCTTATTGATTTATCAATCATTTTTCAACATTGACGGTCAATTTACTTTGGCTAATTACCAAACTTACTTCACCTCCAAGACCTATCTCTTGATGACGGTCAATTCAGTCTGGTACGCCTTTTTAATTACCTTGGCAACGGTTCTAATCAGTTATCCAACTGCTTATTTGTTGAATGAAACGAAGCATGCCCAGCTCTGGTTATTGCTCATTATTATGCCAACTTGGATTAACTTACTATTAAAAGCCTATGCCTTTATTGGAATTTTTAGTCAAAATGGCATCGCCAATCAATTTTTGAGCTTCATTGGAATTGGCCCTAAGCAGCTCTTATTTACGAATTTCAGCTTTATTTTTGTGGCCGCTTATATTCAGATTCCATTCATGGTGCTACCGATTTATAATGCGCTGAGTGAGCTCAAACCTTCTTATATCAATGCTAGCCGCGATTTAGGCGCTACCAATTGGCAAACCTTTAGTCGGGTGATTTTTCCACTGACCTTGCCAGGTGTCAAAGCCGGGATTCAAGCGGTTTTCATTCCGTCACTCTCACTCTTCATGCTAACGCGCCTGATTGGCGGTAATAAAGTCATTACGTTAGGTACGGCCATCGAAGAACACTTCCTCACCACCATGAACTGGGGGTTAGGCTCAACAATTGGGGTGATTCTTATCATTGCAATGGTGATTGTTATGTGGCTAACCGGCGGCGATAAGCGCCATCATCGAAAGGGGCTGACAAAATGA
- a CDS encoding GntR family transcriptional regulator: protein MVMIDHQNGQPYYAQLVAGLQQDIAHGVLQTDDQLPSVREMAKQHLLNPNTVSKAYKQLEALHVIRTVQGKGSYVNPPDRNAERATIQQKLQQLVQQAQQVGVPIADLITWLTELEETSS from the coding sequence ATGGTTATGATTGATCATCAAAACGGCCAGCCGTACTATGCGCAACTGGTTGCGGGTTTGCAACAAGATATTGCGCATGGTGTTTTGCAGACCGACGACCAACTGCCATCGGTGCGTGAAATGGCGAAGCAGCACTTGCTGAATCCGAATACCGTCAGTAAGGCGTACAAACAATTGGAAGCCCTGCACGTGATTCGGACGGTACAAGGCAAGGGTAGCTATGTCAATCCACCTGACCGTAACGCAGAGCGGGCAACGATTCAACAAAAGCTCCAACAATTGGTCCAGCAAGCCCAACAAGTTGGCGTGCCGATTGCGGATTTGATTACGTGGTTAACTGAACTGGAGGAGACCTCATCATGA